Proteins encoded in a region of the Neodiprion virginianus isolate iyNeoVirg1 chromosome 2, iyNeoVirg1.1, whole genome shotgun sequence genome:
- the LOC124298796 gene encoding neither inactivation nor afterpotential protein C isoform X1, with product MEDYERGGGWGGGREDHRDAGGGGGGTLQRLDSIQDPGKRYTLKDRIGSGVCGDVFEATDLQAGNKKVAIKVQKLTQDTQALIVEEYRVLRDFAGHPNLPEFYGIYRRRSGKKTEPDQVWFVMEFCEGGSVMDLVRGLAASDKKLKEEHIGYILKEVVKALLHLHENNVVHRDVRGNNILLTKNGEVKLVDFGLSRMIKGELGKRKTCIGSPCWMAPEVVTSKDTPETGYGSRVDVWAIGITAIELADGKPPFQDMHPSRALFQIIRNPPPNLYRPANWTQNFNDFIAECLEKNPDNRPFMAEIMEHPFLSELPENDYPLAQDLKALAMDFSGKGRLDRRPEVIVRTGHLKTHQTGPLEKMLVEDLAALEHLSEDAILDELQERLKLGYFQSFVGDVLLILNPNEEQDIYGAHFHTKYQCKSRSDNAPHIYAVGDSAYQDVLHNEEGQHIIFAGESYSGKTRNMMHVVRHLMYLGKGMQDAGVRVFKAIEVIHAMSNAATPLNPNSTRCVLQIQTTFGTTGKASGAIFMLYQLEKWRISTRDRNQSNFHIFYYFYDGLDTAGQLRQYSLTPGRRYRYLRISDKTSGNKKRSFKVRNDPHGNSRKFQDFKEALKSLEMEAESETIWKTLAAILILGEVKFAEGNNSDAEIENSDVASKAAELLGVDVKKFSWSLTNYCLIKKGSAVRRRHTVEEAKEARDVLANTIYQRLVDWTVNNINYKLSVTRTLFGDKYCINVLDLFGFECFAVNRIEQLFVNTMNEQLQCHYNQRVFVWEMQEQQEEEIPVQQLHFYDNREAVEQLMGKTSGLFRIIEDASRQLQDAQYICETLKTSAQGVHVKGLSNHEFSIAHYTGKLVYDASEISEKNRDFVPPEMIETMRLSSVEAVVQMFTNQLTRSGNLTMIVQQPKPPEKTTKGKWSAILLQENTKTRKFNTASRGQFSQTRKMRTCSATFRSASLEILKTLSVGGGSGGTHFVRCLRSDLEGVPRGFYREVVRQQIRALAVLDTAKARQRGYPHRIPFQEFLRRYKFLAFDFDENVELTKDNCRLLLVRLKMEGWVIGKTKVFLKYYNEEYLSRLYETQVKKIIKVQCMMRAFLARKSMASKIVNIKKTVVKQASITAKENKEMSQEDAAVMIQKAYRGHSVRKHPLPKGNLKSDHWDQETKNFMMFYSSKWRSKSMFQVLLHYRAARYQDLVHFSQQVHLFNQSMIAKLQTTSERVPLERINPGVKASLYLGERRLTVNKLPFDMNQELPYFDSSYMSDPTTSSRINKPRGSMSTLASEDEHEPWDAPLRRQTVPWGTNTVHTRDVEVQTTNSPHRVVPAPMTGGQSLINTPFSRDPNIPVKCPPAEVQPAKPTRGYPGPSSAPNPTRARVNNADLNQGYSGGNDGTGSIRSRKKIPPPPIPQNQKPLNNNYGSEMRSGNLDSGYNNEWEFEDRMNRNTVSTNRVNPIHEMQMMARKNNNNYTDDEPPFNFQGMLRKTQHHRASMKRSQIYNSHTPSPPPYMGHNSSTRDDSYGNGNVVYRSSGMSFSHTRRESPEWSPNEMVRMSEKYGREDGWDRDERENVLDASESITTEIAPGIIVEGYVADL from the exons ATGGAGGACTATGAGAGGGGCGGAGGGTGGGGAGGAGGCCGCGAGGATCACAGGGAcgcaggaggaggaggcggagggACTCTTCAACGACTGGATAGTATCCAGGATCCGGGGAAGCGATACACCCTGAAGGACCGGATCGGGTCCGGAGTCTGCGGTGACGTCTTTGAAGCGACGGATTTACAGGCAG GAAACAAAAAGGTCGCTATCAAAGTCCAGAAGCTGACCCAGGACACGCAGGCTCTGATAGTCGAGGAGTACAGAGTGCTTCGCGACTTCGCCGGACACCCAAACCTACCCGAATTTTATGGAATATACCGGAGGAGGTCTGGTAAGAAAACGGAACCCGATCAAGTGTGGTTCGTGATGGAG TTCTGCGAGGGTGGATCCGTGATGGACTTGGTCAGAGGGTTGGCAGCCTCGGACAAAAAACTTAAGGAGGAACACATCGGTTATATCTTGAAGGAAGTCGTTAAG GCATTGCTGCATCTTCACGAGAACAATGTGGTGCATCGAGACGTCCGCGGAAATAACATACTCCTCACAAAAAATGGGGAGGTCAAATTGGTGGACTTTGGATTGTCTCGCATGATAAAAGGAGAGTTGGGTAAGAGGAAGACCTGTATAGGATCACCCTGCTGGATGGCACCGGAAGTGGTCACCAGCAAAGACACACCGGAAACGGGGTACGGAAGCAGAGTAGACGTCTGGGCTATAGGAATAACCGCCATTGAATTAGCCGATGGCAAACCACCGTTTCAAGACATGCATCCTAGTAGAGCACTCTTCCAAATCATAAGAAACCCACCGCCCAATCTCTACAGACCGGCTAACTGGACACagaatttcaacgatttcatCGCAGA GTGCCTAGAGAAGAATCCAGACAATAGACCATTCATGGCAGAGATAATGGAGCACCCCTTCTTATCAGAACTGCCGGAGAATGACTATCCG CTCGCCCAGGACTTGAAAGCCTTGGCCATGGACTTCAGTGGAAAGGGACGACTTGACAGAAGACCGGAAGTTATCGTTCGCACAGGACACCTTAAG ACTCATCAGACGGGACCTCTTGAGAAAATGTTGGTTGAAGATTTGGCAGCTCTGGAACACCTTTCGGAGGATGCAATCCTTGACGAGTTACAGGAGAGACTGAAGCTAGGATACTTCCAGTCCTTTGTTGGCGATGTCTTGCTAATTTTGAACCCAAATGAGGAACAGGATATCTACGGAGCTCAC TTCCACACAAAGTATCAGTGCAAATCTAGATCGGACAATGCGCCTCATATATACGCGGTAGGAGATAGCGCTTACCAAGACGTCCTGCACAACGAAGAGGGTCAGCACATAATATTCGCAGGAGAAAGTTACTCAGGAAAGACGCGAAACATGATGCATGTAGTGAGACATTTGATGTACTTGGGAAAG GGTATGCAAGACGCGGGAGTCAGGGTCTTCAAGGCTATCGAAGTAATCCACGCCATGAGCAACGCCGCGACACCATTGAACCCGAATTCAACTAGGTGCGTTCTCCAAATCCAAACGACCTTCGGTACCACCGGAAAGGCATCGGGCGCCATTTTTATGTTGTACCAATTGGAGAAATGGCGCATATCAACGCGCGATAG AAATCAATCGAACTTCCACATTTTTTACTACTTCTACGACGGTCTCGACACTGCGGGTCAATTGCGCCAGTATTCATTGACCCCTGGACGGAGATACAGATATTTGAGAATCAGTGACAAGACTAGCGGCAACAAAAAGAGATCGTTCAAAGTGAGAAACGACCCCCATGGAAATTCCAGAAAGTTTCAAGACTTTAAAGAGGCCTTGAAAAGTTTGGAAATGGAAGCGGAATCAGAAACGATTTGGAAAACTCTGGCGGCGATTTTAATCCTCGGTGAGGTAAAATTTGCCGAAGGGAACAACTCCGACGCTGAAATCGAGAACAGTGACGTAGCAAGCAAAG CTGCTGAGTTGCTGGGGGtggatgtgaaaaaattctcctGGTCACTGACTAACTATTGCCTGATCAAAAAGGGGTCAGCAGTAAGAAGAAGGCATACTGTCGAGGAAGCCAAAGAAGCCAGAGATGTGCTTGCGAATACGATCTATCAAAGACTAGTTGACTGGACCGTCAATAACATTAACTACAAGCTCTCCGTAACCCGAACTTTGTT TGGCGACAAGTACTGTATCAATGTCCTAGACCTGTTTGGATTTGAATGCTTTGCGGTAAACAGAATCGAGCAACTTTTCGTGAACACAATGAACGAGCAGCTGCAGTGTCATTATAACCAGAGAGTATTCGTGTGGGAAATG CAAGAacaacaagaagaagaaatccCTGTACAGCAGCTTCATTTCTACGACAACCGCGAGGCCGTTGAACAGTTAATGGGAAAGACTAGCGGACTATTTCGCATAATAGAGGACGCTTCGCGACAGCTTCAGGACGCTCAGTATATTTGTGAGACCCTGAAAACGTCCGCGCAAGGAGTACACGTAAAGGGTCTCAGCAACCACGAGTTCAGCATCGCCCACTACACGGGTAAACTCGTCTACGACGCCAGCGAGATATCGGAAAAGAACCGGGACTTTGTACCCCCCGAGATGATCGAAACTATGAGGCTCTCGAGTGTGGAAGCGGTCGTTCAGATGTTCACCAACCAGTTGACACGTTCCGGTAACCTGACAATGATTGTCCAGCAGCCTAAGCCACCGGAAAAAACTACGAAGGGAAAATGGAGTGCAATTTTACTGCAGGAAAACACCAAAACAAGG AAATTCAACACTGCATCGAGAGGGCAGTTTTCTCAGACCCGGAAGATGCGCACTTGCTCTGCCACCTTCCGGTCTGCCAGTCTTGAGATATTGAAAACCTTGTCCGTCGGCGGAGGAAGCGGAGGTACGCATTTCGTAAGGTGTCTCCGCTCGGACCTCGAAGGAGTACCCCGGGGATTTTACAGGGAAGTTGTCAGACAACAGATACGGGCTCTAGCTGTCCTTGACACCGCGAAAGCGAGACAACGCGGTTACCCGCACAGAATACCCTTCCAAGAGTTCCTCAGGAG GTACAAGTTCCTCGCCTTTGACTTCGACGAGAACGTTGAATTGACAAAGGACAATTGTAGACTGCTTTTGGTGCGACTGAAAATGGAGGGTTGGGTCATCGGGAAGACGAAAGTTTTCCTCAAATACTACAATGAGGAGTATTTGTCGAGATTATACGAGACCCAGGTGAAAAAGATCATCAAGGTGCAGTGCATGATGAGGGCTTTCCTCGCGCGTAAGAGCATGGCTTCGAAAATTGTCAATATTAAGAAAACTGTTG TGAAGCAAGCCTCGATAACAGCGAAGGAGAACAAGGAGATGTCGCAGGAGGATGCAGCTGTGATGATACAAAAAG CGTACAGGGGTCACTCGGTGAGGAAGCACCCCCTTCCGAAGGGGAACCTGAAGTCAGATCATTGGGATCAGGAGACGAAGAACTTCATGATGTTCTACAGCAGCAAGTGGAGGTCGAAGAGCATGTTCCAAGTCCTCCTACACTACCGTGCAGCCCGGTATCAAGACCTCGTGCATTTTTCACAGCAA GTCCACCTGTTCAATCAATCGATGATAGCCAAACTTCAGACAACGAGTGAGCGCGTACCCCTAGAAAGGATTAACCCCGGAGTCAAAGCATCGCTGTACCTTGGCGAGCGGCGTCTTACCGTGAACAAGCTGCCCTTCGACATGAACCAAGAGCTTCCCTACTTCGACAGCAGCTACATGAGCGATCCAACGACATCGTCCCGGATAAACAAGCCTCGAGG ATCCATGTCGACGCTCGCATCTGAGGACGAACACGAGCCGTGGGACGCTCCTTTACGACGACAAACTGTACCCTGGGGGACTAACACCGTCCATACTAGAG ACGTCGAAGTTCAAACGACCAACTCACCGCACCGAGTGGTTCCCGCGCCAATGACCGGGGGTCAAAGTTTGATCAACACTCCGTTTTCCAGAGATCCGAATATCCCCGTGAAGTGTCCTCCGGCCGAGGTTCAACCAGCAAAACCAACTCGAGGCTATCCAGGGCCCAGCAGCGCTCCTAACCCTACAAGGGCTAGAGTAAATAATGCAGATTTA AATCAAGGGTACAGCGGTGGAAATGACGGCACAGGGTCAATCCGTTCTAGAAAAAAGATACCTCCTCCCCCAATACCCCAAAATCAGAAAcctttgaataataattacggTTCGGAGATGAGATCAGGAAATTTGGATAGTGGCTACAACAACGAATGGGAGTTCGAAGACAGAATGAACAGAAATACAGTTAGCACTAATCG AGTAAACCCAATCCACGAAATGCAAATGATGGCgcgaaaaaataacaataactaCACAGACGACGAACCACCGTTCAATTTTCAG GGGATGTTAAGAAAGACGCAACACCATAGAGCATCAATGAAACGTTCTCAAATATACAACAGTCATACACCATCGCCGCCTCCGTACATGGGGCATAATTCCTCGACTCGCGACGACTCGTACGGTAACGGTAACGTCGTCTACAGGAGTAGCGGGATGAGCTTTAGTCACACTAGACGCGAATCTCCGGAATGGAGTCCGAACGAGATGGTTCGGATGTCCGAAAAGTACGGGCGAGAGGACGGCTGGGACAGAGATGAAAGAGAGAATGTTCTGGACGCCAGCGAGAGTATTACAACGGAAATAGCGCCTGGTATCATAGTCGAAGGCTACGTGGCcgatttataa
- the LOC124298796 gene encoding neither inactivation nor afterpotential protein C isoform X2, translated as MEDYERGGGWGGGREDHRDAGGGGGGTLQRLDSIQDPGKRYTLKDRIGSGVCGDVFEATDLQAGNKKVAIKVQKLTQDTQALIVEEYRVLRDFAGHPNLPEFYGIYRRRSGKKTEPDQVWFVMEFCEGGSVMDLVRGLAASDKKLKEEHIGYILKEVVKALLHLHENNVVHRDVRGNNILLTKNGEVKLVDFGLSRMIKGELGKRKTCIGSPCWMAPEVVTSKDTPETGYGSRVDVWAIGITAIELADGKPPFQDMHPSRALFQIIRNPPPNLYRPANWTQNFNDFIAECLEKNPDNRPFMAEIMEHPFLSELPENDYPLAQDLKALAMDFSGKGRLDRRPEVIVRTGHLKTHQTGPLEKMLVEDLAALEHLSEDAILDELQERLKLGYFQSFVGDVLLILNPNEEQDIYGAHFHTKYQCKSRSDNAPHIYAVGDSAYQDVLHNEEGQHIIFAGESYSGKTRNMMHVVRHLMYLGKGMQDAGVRVFKAIEVIHAMSNAATPLNPNSTRCVLQIQTTFGTTGKASGAIFMLYQLEKWRISTRDRNQSNFHIFYYFYDGLDTAGQLRQYSLTPGRRYRYLRISDKTSGNKKRSFKVRNDPHGNSRKFQDFKEALKSLEMEAESETIWKTLAAILILGEVKFAEGNNSDAEIENSDVASKAAELLGVDVKKFSWSLTNYCLIKKGSAVRRRHTVEEAKEARDVLANTIYQRLVDWTVNNINYKLSVTRTLFGDKYCINVLDLFGFECFAVNRIEQLFVNTMNEQLQCHYNQRVFVWEMQEQQEEEIPVQQLHFYDNREAVEQLMGKTSGLFRIIEDASRQLQDAQYICETLKTSAQGVHVKGLSNHEFSIAHYTGKLVYDASEISEKNRDFVPPEMIETMRLSSVEAVVQMFTNQLTRSGNLTMIVQQPKPPEKTTKGKWSAILLQENTKTRKFNTASRGQFSQTRKMRTCSATFRSASLEILKTLSVGGGSGGTHFVRCLRSDLEGVPRGFYREVVRQQIRALAVLDTAKARQRGYPHRIPFQEFLRRYKFLAFDFDENVELTKDNCRLLLVRLKMEGWVIGKTKVFLKYYNEEYLSRLYETQVKKIIKVQCMMRAFLARKSMASKIVNIKKTVVKQASITAKENKEMSQEDAAVMIQKAYRGHSVRKHPLPKGNLKSDHWDQETKNFMMFYSSKWRSKSMFQVLLHYRAARYQDLVHFSQQVHLFNQSMIAKLQTTSERVPLERINPGVKASLYLGERRLTVNKLPFDMNQELPYFDSSYMSDPTTSSRINKPRGRRSSNDQLTAPSGSRANDRGSKFDQHSVFQRSEYPREVSSGRGSTSKTNSRLSRAQQRS; from the exons ATGGAGGACTATGAGAGGGGCGGAGGGTGGGGAGGAGGCCGCGAGGATCACAGGGAcgcaggaggaggaggcggagggACTCTTCAACGACTGGATAGTATCCAGGATCCGGGGAAGCGATACACCCTGAAGGACCGGATCGGGTCCGGAGTCTGCGGTGACGTCTTTGAAGCGACGGATTTACAGGCAG GAAACAAAAAGGTCGCTATCAAAGTCCAGAAGCTGACCCAGGACACGCAGGCTCTGATAGTCGAGGAGTACAGAGTGCTTCGCGACTTCGCCGGACACCCAAACCTACCCGAATTTTATGGAATATACCGGAGGAGGTCTGGTAAGAAAACGGAACCCGATCAAGTGTGGTTCGTGATGGAG TTCTGCGAGGGTGGATCCGTGATGGACTTGGTCAGAGGGTTGGCAGCCTCGGACAAAAAACTTAAGGAGGAACACATCGGTTATATCTTGAAGGAAGTCGTTAAG GCATTGCTGCATCTTCACGAGAACAATGTGGTGCATCGAGACGTCCGCGGAAATAACATACTCCTCACAAAAAATGGGGAGGTCAAATTGGTGGACTTTGGATTGTCTCGCATGATAAAAGGAGAGTTGGGTAAGAGGAAGACCTGTATAGGATCACCCTGCTGGATGGCACCGGAAGTGGTCACCAGCAAAGACACACCGGAAACGGGGTACGGAAGCAGAGTAGACGTCTGGGCTATAGGAATAACCGCCATTGAATTAGCCGATGGCAAACCACCGTTTCAAGACATGCATCCTAGTAGAGCACTCTTCCAAATCATAAGAAACCCACCGCCCAATCTCTACAGACCGGCTAACTGGACACagaatttcaacgatttcatCGCAGA GTGCCTAGAGAAGAATCCAGACAATAGACCATTCATGGCAGAGATAATGGAGCACCCCTTCTTATCAGAACTGCCGGAGAATGACTATCCG CTCGCCCAGGACTTGAAAGCCTTGGCCATGGACTTCAGTGGAAAGGGACGACTTGACAGAAGACCGGAAGTTATCGTTCGCACAGGACACCTTAAG ACTCATCAGACGGGACCTCTTGAGAAAATGTTGGTTGAAGATTTGGCAGCTCTGGAACACCTTTCGGAGGATGCAATCCTTGACGAGTTACAGGAGAGACTGAAGCTAGGATACTTCCAGTCCTTTGTTGGCGATGTCTTGCTAATTTTGAACCCAAATGAGGAACAGGATATCTACGGAGCTCAC TTCCACACAAAGTATCAGTGCAAATCTAGATCGGACAATGCGCCTCATATATACGCGGTAGGAGATAGCGCTTACCAAGACGTCCTGCACAACGAAGAGGGTCAGCACATAATATTCGCAGGAGAAAGTTACTCAGGAAAGACGCGAAACATGATGCATGTAGTGAGACATTTGATGTACTTGGGAAAG GGTATGCAAGACGCGGGAGTCAGGGTCTTCAAGGCTATCGAAGTAATCCACGCCATGAGCAACGCCGCGACACCATTGAACCCGAATTCAACTAGGTGCGTTCTCCAAATCCAAACGACCTTCGGTACCACCGGAAAGGCATCGGGCGCCATTTTTATGTTGTACCAATTGGAGAAATGGCGCATATCAACGCGCGATAG AAATCAATCGAACTTCCACATTTTTTACTACTTCTACGACGGTCTCGACACTGCGGGTCAATTGCGCCAGTATTCATTGACCCCTGGACGGAGATACAGATATTTGAGAATCAGTGACAAGACTAGCGGCAACAAAAAGAGATCGTTCAAAGTGAGAAACGACCCCCATGGAAATTCCAGAAAGTTTCAAGACTTTAAAGAGGCCTTGAAAAGTTTGGAAATGGAAGCGGAATCAGAAACGATTTGGAAAACTCTGGCGGCGATTTTAATCCTCGGTGAGGTAAAATTTGCCGAAGGGAACAACTCCGACGCTGAAATCGAGAACAGTGACGTAGCAAGCAAAG CTGCTGAGTTGCTGGGGGtggatgtgaaaaaattctcctGGTCACTGACTAACTATTGCCTGATCAAAAAGGGGTCAGCAGTAAGAAGAAGGCATACTGTCGAGGAAGCCAAAGAAGCCAGAGATGTGCTTGCGAATACGATCTATCAAAGACTAGTTGACTGGACCGTCAATAACATTAACTACAAGCTCTCCGTAACCCGAACTTTGTT TGGCGACAAGTACTGTATCAATGTCCTAGACCTGTTTGGATTTGAATGCTTTGCGGTAAACAGAATCGAGCAACTTTTCGTGAACACAATGAACGAGCAGCTGCAGTGTCATTATAACCAGAGAGTATTCGTGTGGGAAATG CAAGAacaacaagaagaagaaatccCTGTACAGCAGCTTCATTTCTACGACAACCGCGAGGCCGTTGAACAGTTAATGGGAAAGACTAGCGGACTATTTCGCATAATAGAGGACGCTTCGCGACAGCTTCAGGACGCTCAGTATATTTGTGAGACCCTGAAAACGTCCGCGCAAGGAGTACACGTAAAGGGTCTCAGCAACCACGAGTTCAGCATCGCCCACTACACGGGTAAACTCGTCTACGACGCCAGCGAGATATCGGAAAAGAACCGGGACTTTGTACCCCCCGAGATGATCGAAACTATGAGGCTCTCGAGTGTGGAAGCGGTCGTTCAGATGTTCACCAACCAGTTGACACGTTCCGGTAACCTGACAATGATTGTCCAGCAGCCTAAGCCACCGGAAAAAACTACGAAGGGAAAATGGAGTGCAATTTTACTGCAGGAAAACACCAAAACAAGG AAATTCAACACTGCATCGAGAGGGCAGTTTTCTCAGACCCGGAAGATGCGCACTTGCTCTGCCACCTTCCGGTCTGCCAGTCTTGAGATATTGAAAACCTTGTCCGTCGGCGGAGGAAGCGGAGGTACGCATTTCGTAAGGTGTCTCCGCTCGGACCTCGAAGGAGTACCCCGGGGATTTTACAGGGAAGTTGTCAGACAACAGATACGGGCTCTAGCTGTCCTTGACACCGCGAAAGCGAGACAACGCGGTTACCCGCACAGAATACCCTTCCAAGAGTTCCTCAGGAG GTACAAGTTCCTCGCCTTTGACTTCGACGAGAACGTTGAATTGACAAAGGACAATTGTAGACTGCTTTTGGTGCGACTGAAAATGGAGGGTTGGGTCATCGGGAAGACGAAAGTTTTCCTCAAATACTACAATGAGGAGTATTTGTCGAGATTATACGAGACCCAGGTGAAAAAGATCATCAAGGTGCAGTGCATGATGAGGGCTTTCCTCGCGCGTAAGAGCATGGCTTCGAAAATTGTCAATATTAAGAAAACTGTTG TGAAGCAAGCCTCGATAACAGCGAAGGAGAACAAGGAGATGTCGCAGGAGGATGCAGCTGTGATGATACAAAAAG CGTACAGGGGTCACTCGGTGAGGAAGCACCCCCTTCCGAAGGGGAACCTGAAGTCAGATCATTGGGATCAGGAGACGAAGAACTTCATGATGTTCTACAGCAGCAAGTGGAGGTCGAAGAGCATGTTCCAAGTCCTCCTACACTACCGTGCAGCCCGGTATCAAGACCTCGTGCATTTTTCACAGCAA GTCCACCTGTTCAATCAATCGATGATAGCCAAACTTCAGACAACGAGTGAGCGCGTACCCCTAGAAAGGATTAACCCCGGAGTCAAAGCATCGCTGTACCTTGGCGAGCGGCGTCTTACCGTGAACAAGCTGCCCTTCGACATGAACCAAGAGCTTCCCTACTTCGACAGCAGCTACATGAGCGATCCAACGACATCGTCCCGGATAAACAAGCCTCGAGG ACGTCGAAGTTCAAACGACCAACTCACCGCACCGAGTGGTTCCCGCGCCAATGACCGGGGGTCAAAGTTTGATCAACACTCCGTTTTCCAGAGATCCGAATATCCCCGTGAAGTGTCCTCCGGCCGAGGTTCAACCAGCAAAACCAACTCGAGGCTATCCAGGGCCCAGCAGCGCTCCTAA